Part of the Ignavibacteriales bacterium genome is shown below.
TAACGCCAAGTACGATAAGTAATAATTGTTGCTGACCCATTTTAATTCTCCTGAAATTTGTTAGGAATTATGTTAATTAAGTGACATTAAAAGAACCAAAATCGTACCACAAGGAATTTTTTTGTTTTTTATTAAATTACTTTCTTTACTCATTATCGAAATTAATCTCGGTAATTTTTACACGCAACAAAGTAATAGTTACTTCTACTTGTTGCATATTAAAACTATCGTAAAATTGTTGTGCTAATACTATCTGCAAAAACATTTGTTTGCACTTTTACTGAATCTGTTCCTGTAACCACCTCGTTTCCTGTTCCAATTATTTCCACATGATCGGGAAATACATTTGCTTCAAACCGTCCATTTGCAGTTAAAGCCAATGGTCTTGGAACTATCCACCCAGAAAAGGTTTTGCCTCCTCCACCCATCGTTATTGGTTTTAAATAGTGTTGTTGTGCCATACCCGCCAGGTTAATACATTCATTTAATACATTGTTTCTTTTCGATTCGATAGCATTAGCACGGAAAATATATATGCCAACAAAAATCGCAATCCCCACTATTAAAATTCCTAAAACGATTAATAAAAGCTGTTGCTGACCCATTTAGTTCTCCGGTTGCTTTTGAGAAAATTTAAATAAGAATAACTATGATTGCTTAAAGAACCTCAAATAGTAAACCATTAATTGCAACCCTCAAGGAAAACACAAACGCAAAATAATAATTTTTAATTTAAATAGTCAAGTTAAATTTATATTTTTTATGGAATTAGGCTTTTGTTTGCAAATGGCGGAGGGAGAAAATAACAGCAAAGTGGTAATATTTACCCCGCTACTGGTAAAATCTTCGGCTATCTTTTGTTTAAGAAATTAACTTTTCGAAATGTTTTTTAAGCGCAGTTAGAATGATTTTATTAATTAACAAGTTATATTGCGGATGATTTTTAAAATCCTGGGGACTCTCACAGGAAGTCTCCAAAACAAACCACCTTAATCTATCTGATTTTAATATGCAGTTCTTTAAGTTGTTCTTCACCAACTGTTGAGGGTGAGTCATCCATTAATGAAACAGCGCTTGCCGTTTTTGGAAAAGCGATAACTTCACGTATTGAAGCTTCTCCTGCAAATAACATTGCCATACGATCAAATCCAAAAGCAATTCCTCCGTGAGGTGGTGCACCATATTTAAATGCATTTATAAGAAAACCAAATTTATAGTCAGCATCTTCATCAGAAATTCCAAGAGTTTTAAACATTAAAGATTGAAGATTTGAATCATGAATCCTGATGCTTCCACCAGCAATTTCATTTCCATTCAATACCAGATCATATGCCCGGGCTTTTACTTTTGCCGGGTCCGTTTTCATCAATTCTATATCTTCAACCCGGGGAGATGTAAATGGATGATGCATCGCATAAAATCGTTTCGTTTCATCATCCCATTCTAATAATGGAAAATCCGTAATCCATAATAATGCTGGTTTAGCATCTGATTTTATAAATTCTAACCTTCTTGCCATCTCAAGCCGGAGTGCCCCCATAACATTTAGTGTCTTTAATCTTTGACCAGCAAGTATGAAAATTAAATCCCCGGCTTTTGCGTTGAGCTTTTCAAGTATTGCTTTTTGTTCTTCTTCACTTAAGAATTTTACGGTTGGTGAATCCATCCCTTCTTCTTTCACTCTAATCCAGATTAAACCCGAAGCACCTTGCTTTTTAACAAACTCAGTTAATACATCAAGTTGGTTTCTGGTATAATCCCCACAACCTTTTATTACAAGTCCGGTGATAATTCCACCCTTTTTAATAGCTTCCTGATAAACCCGGAAAGATGAGTTTTGTAAAACATCATTTAATGTTACCATTTCCAGATTAAATCTTAAATCCGGTTTATCGCTTCCATATTTTTCCATAGCTTCTTCAAAAGAAAGACGAGGAATTGGAACTGTGAGATCGTAATTTTTAATCTCTTTGAATAAATTTTTCATCAATCCTTCAACCACCTCAAAAATATCTTCTTGATCAATGAAAGACATTTCAACATCTATTTGGGTAAATTCTGGCTGACGATCAGCACGTAAATCTTCATCTCTAAAACATTTTACAATTTGGAAGTATCGATCTAACCCAGACACCATTAACAATTGTTTGTATTGTTGTGGTGACTGTGGAAGCGCATAAAATTTGCCTTTATGAAGTCTGCTTGGTACCAGGTAATCGCGAGCACCTTCCGGAGTGCTTTTCATAAGAACCGGGGTCTCCACTTCAACAAAGCTTTTTCCATCGAAATACTTTCTGACTATCTGATACATTTTGTGGCGCAGTAATAAATTTTTTTGTACGGATGGGCGACGCAAATCAAGGTATCGATATTTTAATCTAACATCTTCACTCGTATCAACACTGTCTTTAATTGGAAATGGTGGCGTTTTAGCCACATTTAATATTACAAGTTTTTCAACCATCACATCAATCATCCCGGTGGCTAGTTGATTATTTTCAGTTCCTTCCGGTCTATGCCGTACTTTTCCTTCGATAGAAATTACAAATTCACTTCTTAGTTCTCTTGCCTGGTTGTGAGCTTCATTGTTAAAGTGAGGTTCAAATACAACCTGGGTAAATCCGTAACGATCCCGCAGATCAATGAAAATAACTCCGCCTAAATCTCTCCTTGTATCTACCCAGCCATTCAGAACAACTGTTTCGCCAATATTGGTTTCTCTTAATTCACCACAAGTATGGGTTCTAATCTTAAACTTCATTTAGCTTATCTTGCTCCTAATTTGTAAATTTCTATGTAAAAGATAACGATTTCAGTGTGGCATTACAATATTAGAGACTGTTCCATTGTGTTTATACTGGTTGTTAATTCAGTAACATGAAATTCTTTCCCTGATATAAAGAATTCATAATCATTTTCTTAAATAATTTATTTTGAATAAAACAATGAACATTCTTGTTGACGAAAATATAACCTTTGCAAAAGCCGCCTTTTCAAACCTTGGAAAGGTATGTTTAATTCACGGGAGAAAGATAGATAGGCGAGCATTAAAAAATATTGATGTTCTTATTATTCGATCAATAACAGATGTAAATGAAAATCTTCTTAAAGATACCCGGGTAAAATTTGTTGGAACTGCCACAATTGGTTTTGATCATGTTGATATTAATTACCTGAAAGAAAGAAAAATTGCCTTCGCCAATGCCGCTGGATGTAATTCTGATGCTGTAACCGAGTATGTTTTTACAGCATTACTTTCACTTTCCACTCACAATAATTTTTCATTAAAGGGAAAAAATATTGGGATAATTGGAGCAGGAAATATTGGGAGCCGTGTTGCAAGTATTGCCAAATCGCTTGGCATGAATGTTTTGCAAAATGATCCTCCATTAGAAAGAAAAACCAAACGAAAAGATTTTGTTGGCTTAAATGATGTATTAAATTCCGATATAATTTCACTTCACATTCCGCTTAATCTATCGGGTGTGGATAAAACTTTTCATCTTATAAATGAAAACAATTTAAAGTTGATAAAGCCCGGTTCTGTCTTAATAAATACATCGCGTGGACCTGTTGTTGATAATTCCGCTCTGCTTAATAGATTAAAAAAAGCTGACTCGTTAATTTCCATTCTTGATGTTTGGGAAAACGAACCAAAAATAAACAGCGGGCTTCTATCAAAAATAAAAATTGGAACGGCACACATTGCCGGTTATTCTTTTGAGGGTAAGGTGAATGGAACGGTAATGATTTATAATCAGCTCTGCAATTTCCTTAATGAGGAACCGAAGTGGAAACCAATTCTTCCAAATTTAGATGAGTGTGAAATTAAAGTTGACGGTAACCAAAGATTTGAAGCAGCATTAAACACTGCAATTAAAAATGTGTACAATATAAATTACGATGATTCACTTTTAAGATCAGGTGCTGCGTTGCCTCCAGAAAAATTTCCGGATTATTTTGATAAACTACGGAAAGAATACAGGTATCGAAGAGAATTTAGCAACTATAAAATAAACCTTGAACCTTTTAATGAAGAACTTGCTTCAGCTTTTAAACAATTACGATTTGAAATATAGTTTATCTCTCTTTAATCGTATAAATTGATTATAACGTCTGATCGTTTAAATGAAAAGCAACTGCACCAAAATAAAAATTGGCAGTAACACAATTAAAGAAAACTTTATAATGTAACTAAAGAAATCAGGCATTTTAATATTGTTCTCTTCTGCAACCGATTTTACCATAAAGTTCGGACCATTTCCAATGTAGGTCATACTTCCAAAGAATACAGATCCTACAGAAATTGCTTTCATAAACTCATAAGGAATTCCAGCGACCATATCTGCTGTTTGTTTTCCCAACCCAAGAGCAAGCGAATAGAATGTAACCGCAGTTGGAGTATTATCCAGAACACTACTTAACGCACCAGAAGCATAATAAAATTGATTTGCAAAATTTACTCCAAGCTGTTTTGCATTGTACTCCAGATATAAAATGCAGGGAACCATTGTTATGAATATCCCAAAGAATAAAAAAGCAACTTCCTGGATCGGTCCCCAGGTAAAGTTGTTTGAAACACGCGTTAATCGTGGAGTAAAAAACAAAGAAAGAATTGCCATAATAATTATAACGCCTTCGCGGATAAATTTATAATATTCATTTTGGTGAATTACTGGTAAATATTGTTCATTCAAAAACGCAACCGATAGCACTACGCCAATCATCCAAACAAAATTTATTTTGCCTTCAATTTTAATTGGACGAATGTTTGTTTCATCCCGGAAAATTGCCTCTGGTTTTTCTTTCTTATAGTAATACGAATCAACGAAATAATAAATTAATAGCAGTAGCGTATTTGCAAACAACCATTCCGGAAATAATTGTATGAACCATGTAAACGGTGTTCCCCGCAAATACATCATAAACAATGGTGGATCACCAAGGGGTGTAAGTAATCCCCCACAGTTGGCTACAATTCCAATAAAAAACAGAATTGTGTGAACCTTGAATTCCCTTTCTTTATTTGTTTGAATCAATGGGCGGATAAGTAGCATTGCGGCTCCGGTTGTTCCCATTATGGATGCCAGTACAGCGCCAGTTCCAAGAAAAGCCAGATTGATAACCGGCTTAGCTTCGATATCGCCGGTTAAATATATTCCACCAGTAATTGTAAAAAGCGAGCCAAGTAAAATGATGAACGGAACATAATCGAAAACCATTGTTTCAAATAATTTTTCAGATAAACCATTTGAGAAAAGAAAAATGATTATTGGCAGACTAAGTATGCCGGCAATTAATAATTTATTTTTGTTCTTCTCCCACCAATGGTTCCAGAACAATGGAAAGATTGCAATAGACAATAACATCAAAACAAATGGAAGAAGTGATATTAGAGGTACATTGAATTTTTCGATTTCCATAATTTCTGCTATTTATTAATTCCCTGTAAAAGTAACGAAATGAAAATTAAAATAGAATTTTTATAAACTCCTTGATCTTGTTCTCGCTTTTATTCTTGCTCTTGATCCTCAAAAAGTTTCCCGCGGTTGATATACATGTATGATATAGGGAATAAGACCAAGAGTAAGAGTAAGAGTAAGAGTAAGAGTAAGAGTAAGAGTAAGAGTAAGAGTAAGAGTAAGAGTAAAATTAAGAAAATATAAAAGTAAATAGTTGGAGCAAAAGATTTTAAATTGATAATCAGGCTGTTCATCGATATATTGTCGGCAGATAATATTTGAGATTATGACAAAAAAAATTTTATTAATATTGGCATTAATAGCAAACGTATTATATCCTCAGGATAAATCTGCTTTTCAGATTGCACGATTAAAATATGATGGAGGCGGCGATTGGTATAACGATCCATCAGAAGAAATAAATTTGTTAAAGTATATTAGCGAAAACACTAACATAAAAGTAAAGGCTGATTACGTTTTTGTTGATGTTAAAAGTGATGATATATTTTCTTACCCGTTTCTATTTTTAACCGGGCACGGGAATATTGTTCTGTCCGATGCCGAAGCAGCTCGACTTCGATCGTATTTGGAAAACGGTGGATTTCTTTATGTTGATGACGATTATGGATTGGATAAAGTGTTCAGACGAGAAATAAAAAAAGTTTTTCCTGACAAAGAACTTTTAGAACTGCCATACAACTATGGCTTGTTTAACTGTTTTTACAATTTTCCGAACGGTGTTCCAAAAACTCACGAGCACGAGGGCAAACCTCCGCAGTCATTTGGAATTTTTTTGGATAAACGACTTGCTGTTCTTTATACTTACGAAAGTAATCCGAGTGATGGCTGGAATGATCCCGAAGTACACAACGATCCACCACAAAAAAGAGAAGAAGCCCTAAAGTTTGGAACAAACATTGTCGTGTGGGCTTTAAGTCAGCAGCAAAATTTTTAGAATCTTTTAATAAGTTGAATTGTTTAACTGTTGCATCGTTATTTGCAAGAAAGTAATAACGAGAAATAATTAAACATAGTTACTGTTAAACTTTATGAGCACTAAATCGTATTACAAAGAAATAATTGATAAGATAGATAACCTCTCAAAGAGAGAATATTCTGCGTTATGCTTAATGGGCGTTCAACTGGCAGCAATAGGAATCATTCAAATTTTTATAGCACTTGCTTTCCTTGAAATGCTTGGCAACTTTTCATCCGGAGTTAGAACTATTTTCATATTATTCTTTTTAATAATATCCTTTGGACTAATTTCTTATCTCTTCATCATCCCAATTCTGAAATATTTCAACCTATTCAATAGAAAAAATTATTTTGAATATGCAAAGAAGGTCGGTGGATTTTTTCCAATTATTAAAGATGATTTACTAAACGCTATGCAGCTTGTTGAATCTTCCGGCAAAGCATCGCTTTATTCAACTGATTTGCGGGATGCTGCATTCCAACAAGTTTACCACAAAACACAATCAATAAATTTTGCTGATGTTGTTAGCTTCGAAAAAGCTAAAAAGCTTTTTAAGTTTTTTATTCTTGCTATTACAATTGGAGCGCTTCTTATAATTTTTGTCCCAGGATTAAATGCTGCCTCGTTTAGATTGTTTAACTTCAACAAAGATTTTATTCCTCCGGCAAAATTCGGTTTTATCATAATTCCTGGTAATAAAGAAATTACCAAGGGTCAGGAATTAAATATTTCCGCCCACATTATCGGGCCAAAGCCATCCAATGTAAGTATTGGAATTAAAAATATCGAACAAACAGATTATGAATTCAAAAACATCTCTTCCGACTCAACCGGCATATATTCATTTAACATTCCCGCAGTGCGCAGCACTTTTAATTATCTCATTAAAGCGGAAGATGTGGAAAGTGAAAATTATAAAATCACCGTTATTGATAGACCAATAATTAAAAATATGGATGTTACCGTAATTCCGCCATCTTATTCAAAACTTCCAACTGTTAATCAGAAAGATAATGGAAATGTTACGTCACTTGTTGGCAGTCAAATCCAATTCTTCATTTCAACAACGAAAGAAAATTTAAAGAGCGCAAAATTATTTTTTAAAGACAGTTCAGACTTTCAATTGAAGCTTGAAGGAAGAAACGCTCTTGGTACATACCGGATTAAAAAGGATGAAGACTACAAAATCATTTTAACTGATAAAGACAATAATCAGAATGAAAATCCTGTTACCTATTCTATAAAAGCGTTAACAGATGGTTTTCCATCAATAGAAATTATTGCTCCCAACAAAAATATTTCACTCGGCGAAGATGATCGGCTTCCACTTCTGTTAAAAGTAAGCGATGATTTTGGCTTTAACAAACTTCTGCTTCATTACCGAATGTCTTCCTCGAAAAAGGAAAAGACACCGGGAGATTTTTCTTCGGTTGAAATTCCTTTGACGAAAACCGCAAAAGAAGAGGATATAAATTACATCTGGAATCTTTCCCCATTGCAGCTTGCGGTGGAAGATGTTGTTACATATTATTTAGAAATTTTTGACAACGATTTTGTAAGCGGACCAAAATCCACAAAGACCGGAACCTTTACCGTTCGCGTTCCTTCACTGGATGAATTGTTCAAGGATGTGGATAAGACACACGATGATGCAGAAAAAAAATTGGCAGAAACACTTAACGAAGCAAAAAAGCTGAAAGAAAATTTGGAAAAGATAAATCAGGATTTGAAACAGGACAAAAAAGAAATTACCTGGCAGGAAAAGGAACAGATTGAAAAAGCTCTGGATAAATTTGATGAGCTTGGAAAAAAGATTGATGATGTAAAAAAAGATATGTCCAAAATGCAGGACGACATGCAAAAGAATAATCTTCTTTCCAAAGAGACTCTTCAAAAATACATGGAGCTACAAAAATTGTTTGATGAGCTTGGCAATGAAGAGATGAAAAAAGCAATGGAAAAGATGCAGGAGCTTCTCCAAAATCTGAACCGCGATCAAATTCAAAAAGCAATGGAGAACATGCAGTTTAATGAAGAAGCGATGAAGAAAAGTATTGAGCGAACGATGCAGCTATTAAAACGGGTTCAAATAGAACAAAAGTTGGATGAAATACAAAAGCGACTGGATAATCTTACCAAACAGATGGAAGACCTAAAACAGCAAACACAAAAAAGTGATCTATCAAATGAAAACCAGAAAGAGGATTTAAATAACCAGCAGAAAGAGACAACTGAAAATCTTAAGAATCTTGAAGATAAAATGAAAGAGCTGCAAGAGAAGATGCAGGATTTTAAAGATATGCCGAACGACCAAATGGAAAAAGCAATGGAGGAATTACAGAAACAACAGAATCAAGAACTTTCCAAAGATGCTCAGCAACAATTAATGAAAGGACAGAAACAACAGGCGCAGCAAAGCCAATCGCAGCTTTCACAAAATATGCAAAAGATGCAAGAGCAAATGAGCAGCCTTCAGCAGCAAATGCAGTCGCAAAACCAAAAACAGGTTTTTAATGATATGATGAAGGTACTGGATAATCTTTTAACTCTTTCTAAAGAGCAGGAAGAGCTAAAAAACAAAACTCAAAAGCTCGATGCTAATTCACCGCTGTTTAACGAGAACGCAAAGAAGCAGAATAATCTTGAAAGAGGAATGGATAAAATACTTTCACAGCTTAATGAATTAGGGCAGAAGACATTTGCCATAACACCAGAAATGGCAAAAGCATTGGGCGATGCTAAAAGAAGCATGCAGCAATCAACATATGGACTTCAGAATCGAAGCGGTTCGATGGCGTCGATGCAGCAGGGACAGGCAATGGGTTCGTTAAACGAAGCCGCCACATTAATGAAAGGCGCTATGGAAAGTATGATGAACGGTGGAGGAAGCGGAGGCGGAATGCCGTCTTTGATGCAGCAGCTTCAACAGCTCGGGCCGCAGCAAATGAATCTGAACAATTTAACCCAGATGTTAAACCAGGGACAATTTTCCATGCAGCAGCAAGCCGAGCTTCAAAGGCTGGCACAGCAGCAGGAAATGATTCGCAAATCGCTTGAAGAATTAAACAACGAAGCAAAGCAAGCCGGGGAAACAAAGAAACTTCCCGCCAACTTAGATAAAATTCTTAGTGAAATGCAGGAAGTTGTTGCCGATATGAAGACACAAAAACTAAATGATGAATTAGTTCAGAAGCAGGAAAAAATTCTATCCAAACTTCTCGATGCTCAGCGCTCCATAAACGAAAGAGATTTCGAGAAACAAAGAGAATCCAAAAGCGGCGATACCTTTGCGCGGCAATCTCCGGCAGATTTAAATCTTTCAATAAAACGGAAAGACAAGATAAAAGATGAATTAAATAAAGCCGTTCAGGAAGGCTACGCCAAAGATTACGAAAACCTGATTAGAAAATATTATGAGGCTCTGGAAAAGGAAAAGATAAACAACTAAATATTAGTTGTAACGTGAGATTTGCCAGATATTTTTACTGAATGCTTAGATTTACTTTGATATATTTGACGTATGAATGAGAAAAATATTTTTACATATAATTTTACAAATATTTTGTTCGACAATGAGGTCGAATTATTACCTTCGGTTACAGAATTATTCGAATTGGAATTAGCTTATCTAGAATATAATTCATTACCAAAGTCTGAATTAATTAATAGAAGCGCCTACTTTAAAACAATTAATTCAAAGCCGACTTTACATTTCCAAGCTAATACACAAAAGCCATCATTCGAAATAATAAGCAGGTCAAGTAGAACTAAGAATTATTTTGAAAACGGACAATTCTCAACTGGTTATGCAACACATTCTTTATTCCCATATCGTGGTAAATTTCATCCTCAACTAATAAAAAGCTTACTAAACATTATTGGGTTAAAAAAAGGTAATCTTGTTTTAGATCCAATGTGTGGTAGTGGTACAACCAATATTGAATCGGTATTGTTGGGAATTAATTCCGTGGCAGTAGATGTTAGTCCATTCTGTCGCTTAATGACAAAGACAAAATTTGAAGCTTTAAAAGTGAGCAAGGAGGTACTTCTTAAACTGCGCAAAAAGGAAGATAAGTTATTCGATTTCTTTTCAAATAAGAAAAAATATGATTCTAAAACGGACAACACTCTTTTTTCTAATGAAGCCGAATACTACTTAACTTTATTGTCATTCCTCGACTCCATGGGATATTTTAATAGAACAAAAGGTTCAACTCATAAAGAATTATTTAAGAGAGTTTTAGACCGTTATATATATACGGTTATGAATTATTTGGAAAATCCATACTTTAATAATTGCATATTAGGAGAAGTAAGTATCTCGAAAGACTCATCTGCAATGTCATTAAAATTGGAAGATAATTCCTTTGATGGTATTATTACTTCTCCACCATATTCATTCGCAATTGATTATGCAAAAAATGATCAAGACCAATTGAATTATCTTGGAATTGATGTAGACAAATTAAAAGAAAAAATGCTTGGGTTAAGAGGTAAAAATAAAACCGAAAGGCTTGATAATTATTTTACTGATATGAGAATTGTCTGTTTTGAAATGGCAAGAGTGCTTAAACCTAATAAATATGCTGTAATTATTATTGGGTCGAATACTAATCAAACCGGTGGTATACGACTAGAGGATAAAATAATTTCTTTTTGTGAAGAAGCTAAGCTAAAACTTTTTAAAAGCATTGTTAAACCCATTAAAGGTCTGCAAAATACTATGAAGGACGAATATGTTCTCTTTTTTAAAAAACTGGTTTAAGAGGATAATAATGAAATCAACTGATGTAAAATTCAAAAGAGTTATCGATAAGAACACATTTTATTTCTATAACAAAGAATTTGAAGAAAGTTATGAGGGGTATGTTAATTCAATTAAAGAGTTACTTCTGAATTTAAAGAACGAAATTGAACTTAATGGACTTAAAAAAGAATTATTTGAAAAATTAATTTTAGAAAAAGAAAATGGATTGCGCGCTTTACTTGCTTTGACTGGATTTTCAAATGAGAATTTGAAAAGAATTACGACATTAATAAGAGTTGTCGATGATGCAGAGTTAAATAGAATATTGGTCAAGGAAAAATGGTTTAAGAAAGTAACAATATCTGATGATGGAATAGCAGAATGGTCTGATTCAAAGATTATTCTGATGATCAAAACAGATAAATATTTTAGACAAGGCATTATAAATTTATTTTTTGAAGGAGCAACCATCCCGTTTCTGGCTAAAACTTTGCCTCTTTTTGAATTAAAGAAATTGAGTATTTCTAAATTACAGTATCAAATTCCGGATTTGATTGACACATTAATCAGATACAAAGAAAAGGGCTCTTATTCTGGGAAAAAAGAAAATAATCCTGAAACAGTTATTGAAAACATCTTAGATGAATTCAAGGTAACTTTTGAAAGAGGGGATCTTTCTGAATTAATTACTAATGCACCCGACTCAAAAAGAACGATGGATTTTATCATTCCGAACAAGAAAAATCCTCTATTAATAATTGAAAGTTCATACTTAGTTACAACATCTTCTGGACAAGGAGACAAATCCAAAACAGAAATTTCAATTGATGCATTAATTAAACACCATTATCCAAAAGCAAAATTTATTGGCTTCGTTGATGGTATCGGTTGGTATGTCCGAAAGGGTGATTTAAAAAGAATGGTTTCTGCATACCAAGATGTTTTTACTTTTCACAAGGATGAGTTAGAAAGATTTAAAGAATTATTAACTGAGATAATTAAATAATTATGAAAGAATTTATTAATAAAATACTAGCCGGCGATTCAATAGAATTGTTTAAAAAGATACCGGATAATTCTGTTGATGTTACATTTGCCGATCCACCTTTTAATCTAAATAAAAAATATAATGGTTATAAAGATTCCTTAGAGTTCAAGGAATACCTGCACTGGTGTGAAAAATGGATTTGCGAAATGGTAAGAGTAACAAAGCCTTCGGGTTCAATATTTGTTCACAATATTCCTAAGTGGTTAACTTACTATTCATCCATACTAAATGAACATGCGACTTTTAAGCATTGGATTTCCTGGGATGCTCCAACTGCTCCAATGG
Proteins encoded:
- a CDS encoding sodium:proton antiporter, which produces MEIEKFNVPLISLLPFVLMLLSIAIFPLFWNHWWEKNKNKLLIAGILSLPIIIFLFSNGLSEKLFETMVFDYVPFIILLGSLFTITGGIYLTGDIEAKPVINLAFLGTGAVLASIMGTTGAAMLLIRPLIQTNKEREFKVHTILFFIGIVANCGGLLTPLGDPPLFMMYLRGTPFTWFIQLFPEWLFANTLLLLIYYFVDSYYYKKEKPEAIFRDETNIRPIKIEGKINFVWMIGVVLSVAFLNEQYLPVIHQNEYYKFIREGVIIIMAILSLFFTPRLTRVSNNFTWGPIQEVAFLFFGIFITMVPCILYLEYNAKQLGVNFANQFYYASGALSSVLDNTPTAVTFYSLALGLGKQTADMVAGIPYEFMKAISVGSVFFGSMTYIGNGPNFMVKSVAEENNIKMPDFFSYIIKFSLIVLLPIFILVQLLFI
- a CDS encoding DUF4159 domain-containing protein, with the translated sequence MTKKILLILALIANVLYPQDKSAFQIARLKYDGGGDWYNDPSEEINLLKYISENTNIKVKADYVFVDVKSDDIFSYPFLFLTGHGNIVLSDAEAARLRSYLENGGFLYVDDDYGLDKVFRREIKKVFPDKELLELPYNYGLFNCFYNFPNGVPKTHEHEGKPPQSFGIFLDKRLAVLYTYESNPSDGWNDPEVHNDPPQKREEALKFGTNIVVWALSQQQNF
- a CDS encoding DpnII family type II restriction endonuclease produces the protein MKSTDVKFKRVIDKNTFYFYNKEFEESYEGYVNSIKELLLNLKNEIELNGLKKELFEKLILEKENGLRALLALTGFSNENLKRITTLIRVVDDAELNRILVKEKWFKKVTISDDGIAEWSDSKIILMIKTDKYFRQGIINLFFEGATIPFLAKTLPLFELKKLSISKLQYQIPDLIDTLIRYKEKGSYSGKKENNPETVIENILDEFKVTFERGDLSELITNAPDSKRTMDFIIPNKKNPLLIIESSYLVTTSSGQGDKSKTEISIDALIKHHYPKAKFIGFVDGIGWYVRKGDLKRMVSAYQDVFTFHKDELERFKELLTEIIK
- a CDS encoding 4-phosphoerythronate dehydrogenase — encoded protein: MNILVDENITFAKAAFSNLGKVCLIHGRKIDRRALKNIDVLIIRSITDVNENLLKDTRVKFVGTATIGFDHVDINYLKERKIAFANAAGCNSDAVTEYVFTALLSLSTHNNFSLKGKNIGIIGAGNIGSRVASIAKSLGMNVLQNDPPLERKTKRKDFVGLNDVLNSDIISLHIPLNLSGVDKTFHLINENNLKLIKPGSVLINTSRGPVVDNSALLNRLKKADSLISILDVWENEPKINSGLLSKIKIGTAHIAGYSFEGKVNGTVMIYNQLCNFLNEEPKWKPILPNLDECEIKVDGNQRFEAALNTAIKNVYNINYDDSLLRSGAALPPEKFPDYFDKLRKEYRYRREFSNYKINLEPFNEELASAFKQLRFEI
- the aspS gene encoding aspartate--tRNA ligase, whose product is MKFKIRTHTCGELRETNIGETVVLNGWVDTRRDLGGVIFIDLRDRYGFTQVVFEPHFNNEAHNQARELRSEFVISIEGKVRHRPEGTENNQLATGMIDVMVEKLVILNVAKTPPFPIKDSVDTSEDVRLKYRYLDLRRPSVQKNLLLRHKMYQIVRKYFDGKSFVEVETPVLMKSTPEGARDYLVPSRLHKGKFYALPQSPQQYKQLLMVSGLDRYFQIVKCFRDEDLRADRQPEFTQIDVEMSFIDQEDIFEVVEGLMKNLFKEIKNYDLTVPIPRLSFEEAMEKYGSDKPDLRFNLEMVTLNDVLQNSSFRVYQEAIKKGGIITGLVIKGCGDYTRNQLDVLTEFVKKQGASGLIWIRVKEEGMDSPTVKFLSEEEQKAILEKLNAKAGDLIFILAGQRLKTLNVMGALRLEMARRLEFIKSDAKPALLWITDFPLLEWDDETKRFYAMHHPFTSPRVEDIELMKTDPAKVKARAYDLVLNGNEIAGGSIRIHDSNLQSLMFKTLGISDEDADYKFGFLINAFKYGAPPHGGIAFGFDRMAMLFAGEASIREVIAFPKTASAVSLMDDSPSTVGEEQLKELHIKIR